From the Zonotrichia albicollis isolate bZonAlb1 chromosome Z, bZonAlb1.hap1, whole genome shotgun sequence genome, one window contains:
- the GLDC gene encoding glycine dehydrogenase (decarboxylating), mitochondrial isoform X1 produces the protein MQSCGRWWGRLAARGAPHLWAAGQRRWGGGEAARCIEQLLPRHDDFSRRHIGPREQEKREMLRTVGVQSVEELMDKTIPASIRLRRPLRMDDHVCENEILETLYNIAKKNKIWRSYIGMGYYNCSVPQPIARNLLENAGWVTQYTPYQPEVSQGRLESLLNYQTMVCDITGMDVANASLLDEGTAAAEAMQLCHRHNKRRKFYVDARCHPQTIAVVQTRANYTGVITELKLPHEMDFSGKDVSGVLFQYPDTEGKIEDFSELVERAHQNGTLACCATDLLALCILKPPGEFGVDVVLGNSQRFGVPLCYGGPHAAFFAVKENLVRMMPGRMVGVTRDASGKEVYRLALQTREQHIRRDKATSNICTAQALLANMSAMFGIYHGSDGLRHIARRVHNAALILAEGLRRAGHKLHHDLFFDTLTITCGCSVKEVLDRAALRKINFRIYSDGKLGVSLDETVNEKDLDDILWIFGCESSSELIAEGMGEETKGIFSTPFKRTSKFLTHQVFNSYHSETNIVRYMKRLENKDISLVHSMIPLGSCTMKLNSSAELTPITWREFANIHPFVPLDQAQGYQQLFKDLEKDLCEITGYDKISFQPNSGAQGEYAGLAAIKAYLNAKGERHRTVCLIPKSAHGTNPASAQMAGMKIQPIEVDKNGSIDISHLKAMVDKHKENLAAIMITYPSTNGVFEEEIGDVCDLIHKHGGQVYLDGANMNAQVGLCRPGDYGSDVSHLNLHKTFCIPHGGGGPGMGPIGVKKHLAPYLPTHPVIKIQTDQDACSLGTVSAAPWGSSAILPISWVYIKTMGAKGLKHASEIAILNANYMAKRLEKHYKILFRGAKGYVAHEFILDTRPFKKTANIEAVDLAKRLQDYGFHAPTMSWPVAGTLMIEPTESEDKAELDRFCDAMISIRQEIAEIEEGRMDPQINPLKMSPHTLNCVTSSKWDRPYSREVAAFPLPFVKPESKFWPTIARIDDIYGDQHLVCTCPPMEAYESPFSEQKRASS, from the exons GTGAAAATGAAATTCTTGAAACTCTGTACAATATTGCAAAGAAGAACAAGATATGGCGGTCCTATATAGGCATGGGTTATTACAACTGCTCAGTGCCTCAGCCCATCGCGCGCAACTTGTTGGAGAATGCAGGATG GGTTACCCAGTATACTCCTTACCAGCCAGAGGTGtcccagggcaggctggagaGCCTCCTGAATTACCAGACGATggtgtgtgatatcacagggatGGATGTGGCTAATGCGTCTTTGCTGGATGAAGggacagctgctgcagaggccaTGCAATTATGTCACAG acACAACAAAAGGAGAAAGTTCTATGTAGATGCCCGATGCCACCCTCAAACTATAGCAGTGGTCCAAACTAGAGCAAA TTATACAGGTGTTATTACGGAGCTCAAATTACCCCATGAGATGGATTTCAGTGGAAAGGATGTCAGTGGAGTGTTATTTCAGTATCCAGACACTGAAGGGAAGATTGAAGACTTCTCTGAACTTGTTGAAAGAGCTCATCAGAATGGG ACTCTTGCCTGCTGTGCTACGGACCTTCTGGCCCTCTGTATTCTGAAGCCTCCTGGAGAGTTTGGGGTGGATGTTGTCCTGGGTAACTCCCAGAGGTTTGGTGTCCCGCTGTGCTATGGGGGACCCCATGCAGCATTCTTTGCTGTGAAGGAAAATCTAGTGAGAATGATGCCGGGCAGAATGGTGGGTGTCACAAG AGATGCAAGTGGGAAGGAGGTGTACCGGCTTGCTTTACAAACACGAGAGCAGCATATCAGGAGGGATAAAGCTACCAGCAACATCTGCACAGCACAG GCTCTTCTGGCCAACATGTCAGCCATGTTTGGGATATACCATGGGTCGGATGGACTAAGGCACATTGCAAGACGAGTACACAATGCTGCTCTAATCTTGGCTGAAG GTCTCAGGCGAGCTGGTCACAAGCTACATCACGATCTGTTCTTTGACACCTTGACAATCACGTGTGGATGCTCAGTCAAAGAGGTTTTGGACAGGGCAGCTCTTAGAAAGATAAATTTTCGGATATATAGTGATGGCAAG CTTGGAGTATCACTTGATGAAACTGTAAATGAGAAAGATCTAGATGACATATTATGGATTTTTGGTTGCGAGTCTTCTTCT GAGCTAATTGCTGAAGGTATGGGTGAGGAAACCAAAGGCATCTTTAGCACCCCATTTAAGAGAACTTCCAAATTCTTGACACACCAGGTTTTCAACAG CTATCACTCTGAGACAAATATTGTGCGGTACATGAAGAGATTAGAAAACAAAGATATTTCCCTTGTTCACAGCATGATTCCCTTG GGGTCCTGCACAATGAAGCTCAATAGTTCAGCTGAACTCACA CCTATTACATGGAGGGAATTTGCCAACATCCACCCTTTTGTTCCTCTGGATCAAGCTCAAGGGTATCAGCAGCTTTTCAAGGATTTAGAGAAGGACCTATGTGAGATTACGGGCTATGACAAAATCTCCTTCCAGCCAAATAG TGGAGCCCAAGGAGAGTACGCAGGCTTGGCTGCAATCAAAGCTTATTTAAATGCCAAAGGAGAACGTCATAGAACC GTTTGCCTTATTCCTAAGTCTGCTCATGGTACTAATCCAGCAAGTGCACAAATGGCAGGGATGAAGATTCAGCCCATTGAAGTGGATAAAAATGGGAGCATtgatatttctcatttaaaagcAATG GTGGACAAGCACAAGGAGAACTTGGCAGCCATCATGATCACGTACCCTTCCACCAATGGTGTGTTTGAGGAGGAGATTGGAGACGTGTGTGACCTCATTCACAAACATGGGGGCCAAGTTTACTTAGATGGAGCAAATATGAATGCTCAG GTTGGTCTGTGTCGTCCTGGAGATTATGGCTCTGATGTCTCTCACTTAAATCTCCACAAAACCTTTTGCATTCCCCATGGAGGAGGAGGACCTGGAATGGGACCAATTGGAGT GAAGAAACATTTGGCTCCCTACTTGCCTACCCACCCTGTGATCAAAATACAGACGGATCAGGATGCATGTTCTTTGGGTACTGTCAGTGCTGCACCTTGGGGTTCCAGTGCTATATTGCCAATTTCCTGGGTGTATATCAAG acaatGGGAGCAAAGGGTCTGAAGCATGCTTCTGAGATTGCTATACTAAATGCAAATTACATGGCAAAAAGGCTAGAGAAGCACTACAAAATCCTTTTCAGAGGAGCAAAAG GTTATGTAGCCCATGAATTCATTTTGGATACAAGACCTTTCAAAAAAACAGCAAACATTGAAGCCGTAGATCTTGCTAAAAGGCTTCAGGATTATG GTTTTCATGCTCCAACCATGTCCTGGCCAGTGGCAGGGACACTTATGATTGAACCTACAGAGTCTGAAGACAAAGCAGAGCTGGACAGATTTTGTGATGCCATGATCAGTATTCGGCAGGAAATTGCTGAAATAGAGGAAGGCAGGATGGACCCCCAAATTAACCCACTAAAG ATGTCACCACATACTCTGAACTGTGTCACTTCTTCCAAGTGGGATCGTCCCTACTCCAGAGAAGTGGCAGCATTCCCACTG CCATTTGTGAAGCCTGAAAGCAAGTTTTGGCCCACAATTGCTCGCATTGATGACATATATGGAGATCAACATCTGGTTTGTACCTGCCCACCGATGGAAGCCTATGAATCTCCATTTTCTGAACAGAAGAGAGCATCTTCCTAA